One window from the genome of Sesamum indicum cultivar Zhongzhi No. 13 linkage group LG15, S_indicum_v1.0, whole genome shotgun sequence encodes:
- the LOC105178009 gene encoding VHS domain-containing protein At3g16270 — translation MEQSRRAVESYWRSKMVEGATSDEDKVTPVYKLEEICDLLRSSHSSIVKEVSEFILKRLDHKSPIVKQKALRVIKYAVGKSGAEFRREMQRNSVAVRQLIHYKGQPDPLKGDALNKAVRETAQETLSALFSSDESKAAPTESSLGSRIQGFGNTNYEMPSEDKKSFISGVVDIGTATIKQGLTSLTQSPSLRKNNDTGSYKSPNLRRSLTRESDYSDRYEGIGSHAETQNSSRFSKNAGSGNWGQDISASEAETSSRDSGPTYSQKTREEKLLETIVTSGGVRLQPTRDALNVFMAEASKLNGLSLGHAIETKLKSPMWQVRMKAICVLEAVLRKKDDEQFSVISSYFSDNRDVVVQCSESPQASLREKANKVLSLLGGEQSGGGINHVEKPVKTPQPSIMPDLIDTGDSDDLLGVEDSKKAESESRITNAATSTAPLIDDLFGDSFGGGESTNRQNLDDDPFADVSFLTSQDKEHAVDLFSGMAVDKSVSSKAHVAAPKNETEPFDFFNSSSEVTQEHGNPRKDVNDLMSSLSINGSDPFNKQDGSTLEKGSEHVDSISSVNPDNKIPNSVLNGEFTSQAAGMNANPMFPLGAMGYNFPPGLMFNPGFASHPYGAMGSLLAQQQLLATISNFQQQGNLQTSTSFNAAGSNGLNSSPFPDIFNPGMAAQPPTSLMSDSKREETKAFDFISDHLAAARDTKRVI, via the exons ATGGAGCAGAGCAGGAGGGCGGTGGAGTCCTATTGGAGGTCGAAGATGGTAGAGGGTGCGACGTCGGATGAAGATAAGGTTACTCCGGTGTACAAGTTGGAAGAAATTTGCGATTTGCTGAGGTCGTCGCACTCCTCGATTGTTAAGGAAGTATCTGAATTTATCCTCAAGCGCCTCGACCACAAATCGCCTATTGTTAAGCAAAAG GCATTGAGAGTCATCAAATATGCAGTAGGAAAGTCAGGTGCAGAGTTCAGAAGGGAGATGCAGAGGAATTCAGTTGCTGTACGTCAATTAATACACTACAAGGGTCAGCCAGATCCTTTGAAGGGTGATGCATTGAACAAGGCTGTGCGAGAAACTGCACAGGAAACGCTATCTGCTTTATTTTCATCAGATGAGAGCAAAGCTGCACCTACTGAAAGTAGCCTTGGCAGCCGTATCCAAGGATTTGGGAATACCAACTATGAAATGCCATCAGAAGATAAAAAGTCCTTCATCAGTGGGGTTGTTGATATTGGAACTGCCACAATCAAACAGGGACTTACCAGTTTGACACAATCCCCGTCCCTGAGGAAAAATAATGACACCGGGAGTTACAAAAGCCCAAATCTTCGGCGGTCATTGACTAGGGAAAGTGATTACTCTGACCGATATGAAGGAATTGGTTCTCATGCTGAAACTCAGAACTCTTCTCGATTCTCGAAAAATGCAGGCTCTGGAAATTGGGGTCAAGATATTAGTGCTTCTGAGGCAGAAACAAGTAGCAGAGACTCTGGTCCAACTTACAGTCAGAAGACTCGTGAGGAGAAATTGTTAGAGACCATTGTAACATCTGGTGGCGTCCGTTTACAGCCTACTCGAGATGCACTTAATGTCTTCATGGCAGAGGCCTCAAAATTAAACGGTTTGTCATTAGGGCATGCCATTGAAACAAAACTGAAATCCCCCATGTGGCAG GTTCGCATGAAAGCCATCTGCGTCCTTGAGGCAGTATTGAGGAAGAAAGACGATGAGCAATTTTCTGTTATATCATCATATTTTAGTGACAACAGGGATGTGGTGGTCCAATGCTCTGAATCTCCACAAGCATCTTTGAGGGAGAAAGCGAATAAG GTGTTGAGCCTTCTGGGTGGCGAACAGAGTGGTGGAGGAATAAACCACGTAGAAAAACCAGTGAAAACGCCCCAGCCTTCAATTATGCCAGACTTGATAGACACTGGTGATTCAGATGATCTTCTTGGAGTAGAAGATTCAAAAAAAGCAGAGAGTGAATCAAGAATTACAAATGCTGCAACTTCGACAGCTCCGCTGATTGATGACTTGTTTGGGGACAGTTTTGGTGGTGGTGAGAGCACCAACAGGCAGAATCTTGATGATGACCCTTTTGCGGATGTCTCCTTCCTCACCAGTCAGGATAAAGAACATGCTGTTGATCTCTTTTCTGGTATGGCTGTTGATAAGTCGGTTAGTAGCAAAGCTCATGTGGCGGCTCCCAAAAATGAAACTGAACCATTTGACTTCTTCAACTCGAGTTCTGAGGTCACTCAGGAGCATGGGAATCCCAGAAAAGATGTTAATGACTTGATGAGTAGTTTGTCTATAAATGGAAGCGATCCATTTAATAAGCAAGATGGAAGCACTCTTGAGAAGGGCTCAGAACATGTGGATTCGATATCCAGTGTCAACCCTGATAATAAAATTCCTAATAGTGTCTTGAATGGTGAATTTACTTCTCAAGCTGCTGGGATGAATGCAAATCCCATGTTTCCTTTGGGTGCTATGGGATATAATTTTCCACCTGGCTTGATGTTCAATCCAGGATTTGCCTCTCACCCGTATGGTGCCATGGGGAGTCTCCTTGCTCAGCAGCAGCTCCTTGCTACAATTTCCAACTTTCAGCAACAAGGAAATCTGCAAACAAGTACAAGTTTTAATGCTGCAGGATCTAATGGACTAAATTCTTCACCCTTCCcagatatttttaatcctgGCATGGCTGCACAGCCTCCCACTTCACTGATGAGTGATTCAAAGAGAGAGGAAACAAAagcatttgattttatctcG GATCACCTGGCTGCAGCCCGTGACACAAAGCGTGTGATTTGA